GACGATGACACCGCCTTCGAGAACCTGAAGAAGACGATCACCGAGCTGGACCAGGAGCAGGGCACCGGCGGCAACTTCGCGTTCTACCTGTCGGTGCCGCCGAAGTTCTTCCCCAAGGTCGTCAAGCAGCTCAAGAAGCACGGTCTGGCCGACCAGAAGGACGGCTCCTGGCGGCGTGCCGTCATCGAGAAGCCGTTCGGCCACGACCTCGCCTCGGCCAAGGAGCTCAACTCGATCGTCCACGAAGTGTTCGACCCGGACCAGGTGTTCCGGATCGACCACTACCTCGGCAAGGAAACCGTCCAGAACATCCTGGCTCTGCGTTTCGCCAACACCCTCTTCGAGCCGATCTGGAACCGGTCGTATGTGGACCATGTCCAGATCACCATGGCCGAGGACATCGGTATCGGCGGCCGGGCGGGCTACTACGACGGCATCGGCGCCGCCCGCGACGTGATCCAGAACCATCTGCTCCAGCTGCTCGCGCTGACCGCCATGGAGGAGCCCGCCTCCTTCGAGGCGGACGCGCTCGCGGCGGAGAAGACCAAGGTGCTGGGTGCCGTGAAGCTGCCGAAGGACCTGGCGGCGGGCACCGTGCGTGCCCAGTACACGGCGGGCTGGCAGGGCGGCGAGAAGGTCGTCGGCTATCTGGAGGAGGAGGGCACCGACCCGAACTCCAAGACCGACACCTATGCGGCCATCAAGGTGGAGATCGACAACCGCCGCTGGGCGGGTGTCCCCTTCTATCTGCGTACCGGCAAGCGGCTCGGGCGCCGTGTCACCGAGATCGCGGTGGTGTTCCAGCGTGCCCCGCACTCCCCCTTCGACCGGACCGCCACCCAGGAGCTGGGGCAGAACGCCCTGGTCATCCGGGTTCAGCCGGACGAGGGCGTCACCCTGCGGTTCGGCTCCAAAGTGCCGGGCACCTCGCTGGAGGTCCGGGACGTCTCGATGGACTTCGCCTACGGAGAGTCCTTCACGGAGTCCAGCCCGGAGGCGTACGAGCGGCTGATCCTCGATGTGCTGCTCGGTGACTCCAACCTCTTCCCGAGGGTCGAGGAAGTCGAACTGTCCTGGAAGATCCTCGACCCGATCGAGGAGTTCTGGGACCGGCACGGCAAGCCCGCGCGGTACCCCGCCGGGACCTGGGGACCGGCCGAGGCGGACGAAATGCTCGCACGAGACGGACGGAGCTGGCGTCGGCCATGAAGATCGACCTCACGGACACCACGTCAGGAAAGATCAACAAGGCTCTGGTGAAGGGACGCCGGGCAATCGGCACCCCGGCCGTCGGCATGGTGCTCACCCTGGTCATCGTCACCGACGAGGAGAACGCCTACGACGCGCTCAAGGCCGCCAACGACGCGTCCCGCGAGCACCCTTCACGCACCCTTGTGGTGATCAAGAGGGTCTCCCGGTCGCCGCGTGACAAGGCCAAGGCGCGTCTCGACGCGGAGGTGCGGGTCGGCGCCGACGCCGGCACCGGTGAGACGGTCGTACTGCGGCTGTACGGCGAGGTCGCCGACCACGCCAACTCGGTCGTGCTGCCGTTGCTGCTGCCGGACGCCCCGGTGGTGGTGTGGTGGCCGGTGCACGCACCGGCCGACCCGGCATCGGACCCGCTGGGCGCGTTGGCGCAGCGCCGGGTCACCGACACCTACGCCTGCGAGCAGCCGATCGCCGAGCTCACGGCCAGGGCCGACGCCTACACCCCGGGTGACACGGATCTGGCATGGACCCGGATCACCCCGTGGCGCTCGATGCTCGCCGCGGCACTGGACCAGGCGCCCTGGAAGGTGACCTCGGTCGAGGTGGAGGGCGAGGAGCACAACCCCAGCTGCGAGCTGCTCGCCATGTGGCTCGCCGACCGGCTCAAGGTGCCGGTGCAGCGCTCGGTTTCGACGGGCCCCGGACTGACCTCCGTGAGGATGGACACCAAGCAGGGCCCCATCGAGCTGGGCCGGTCCGACGGCTCCGTCGCCACCCTCTCCATCGAGGGCCAGCCGGACCGGGCGGTGGCACTGAAGCGGCGGGACACGGCGGAGCTGATCGCGGAGGAGCTGCGACGGCTCGACCCGGACGACATCTACGCCTCGGCGCTGCGGTACGGCGTCGACCGACTGGACATCGGTTCCGGCGAGCTTCCGGGGCCCGCTCCCGCGCAGGCCGCCGCGGAGGGAGCCGCGCCGCGGAAGAAGGCCGCGGCGAAGCCCCCGGCCAGGAAGGCGGCGTCGAAATGAGCGCTCCCCAGCTGGTCGTCCACCGCGACAAGGAGCTGATGGCGCAGGCCGCCGCGGCCCGGCTGATCACGAAGATCGTGGACGCCCAGGCCGCGCGCGGTTCGGCGTCGGTGGTCCTCACCGGCGGGCGCAACGGGAACGGCCTGCTGGCCGCACTGGCCGCCGCGCCTGCCCGGGACGCCATCGACTGGTCACGGCTGGAGCTGTGGTGGGGCGACGAGCGCTTCCTGCCGGAGGGCGACCCGGAGCGCAATGTCACCCAGGCCCGCCAGGTCCTGCTGGACTCGGTGCCGCTGGACCCGTCCCGGGTGCACCCGATGCCGGCGTCCGACGGCCCGTACGGCAATGACGCGGACACCGCGGCCGCGGCGTACGCGCAGGAGCTGGCGGCCGCCGCGGGTCCGGAGCACTATCGGTCAGCGGCTGCCGCCGCGGGCGGCGATGTGCCGACCTTCGACGTGCTGATGCTGGGCGTCGGCCCGGACACGCATGTCGCCTCCCTGTTCCCGGAGCATCCGGGGGTTCGGGAGACCGAGCGGACGGTGGTCGGCGTGCACGGCGCGCCCAAGCCGCCGCCCACCAGGATCTCGCTGACCCTTCCGGCGATCCGCGCAGCACGCGAGGTGTGGCTGCTCGCGGCGGGCGACGACAAGGCGAACGCGGCTCGGATCGCGCTGTCCGGCGCGGGTGAGATCCAGGCTCCGGCAGCCGGTGCGTACGGGCGGGCGAGGACGCTGTGGCTGCTCGACTCGGCCGCGGCGTCCCAGCTTCCGCGCGGGCTCTACCCACCGGCTTCGGCCTGAGCGGCTGAGCCGCTCGGGCTCCAGGCATCCTCGGCCGACGGCCCGGTTCCGTTGTGGAACCGGGCCGTCGGCGGTTGTGGACGTCACCACACCACAGGGAGCTTCTCCGGGCTTCGCATCAGGGCGCCCCACTTGATGTCGTCGGGGTCGACATCAAGCCGCAGGGTGGGAAGCCTGCGTGCCAGGCCGGAGAAGGCCGCTTCGATCTGGAGGCGCGCGAGGTGGGCGCCGAGGCAGTAGTGCGGGCCCCGTCCGAAGGCGAGATGACGCTCGGTCGATGCCTCCGCGTCCCGCGACAGCCGACAGGACAGTGGCGTGGGATAGACCTGTGCGTCGTGGTTGGCCGCTTCGATCGAGGCGAGAACCGCTTCCCCCTTGCGGATCGTCCCGGACGGCAGGTCGACGTCCTCTGTCGCCACCCGCACGTTGGACAGCGCCACCGAGTGGCAACGGAGCAGCTCGTCGGCAGCGGACGACAGCCCGGTGGAACCGCCGAAGAAGCGGTAGAGATCGGGATCAGCCAGCACGGTGACGGCCGCTCGGGTGAGGATGCCGGCCGGGGTGTGCCCTGCGATGATCATC
This DNA window, taken from Streptomyces sp. SCSIO 30461, encodes the following:
- the zwf gene encoding glucose-6-phosphate dehydrogenase translates to MTPAHGANPLRDAADRRLPRIAGPSGLVIFGVTGDLSRKKLMPAVYDLANRGLLPPGFSLVGYARREWDDEDFAQEVHDAVKQHARTPFREEVWQQLIQGMRFVQGDFDDDTAFENLKKTITELDQEQGTGGNFAFYLSVPPKFFPKVVKQLKKHGLADQKDGSWRRAVIEKPFGHDLASAKELNSIVHEVFDPDQVFRIDHYLGKETVQNILALRFANTLFEPIWNRSYVDHVQITMAEDIGIGGRAGYYDGIGAARDVIQNHLLQLLALTAMEEPASFEADALAAEKTKVLGAVKLPKDLAAGTVRAQYTAGWQGGEKVVGYLEEEGTDPNSKTDTYAAIKVEIDNRRWAGVPFYLRTGKRLGRRVTEIAVVFQRAPHSPFDRTATQELGQNALVIRVQPDEGVTLRFGSKVPGTSLEVRDVSMDFAYGESFTESSPEAYERLILDVLLGDSNLFPRVEEVELSWKILDPIEEFWDRHGKPARYPAGTWGPAEADEMLARDGRSWRRP
- the opcA gene encoding glucose-6-phosphate dehydrogenase assembly protein OpcA, whose translation is MKIDLTDTTSGKINKALVKGRRAIGTPAVGMVLTLVIVTDEENAYDALKAANDASREHPSRTLVVIKRVSRSPRDKAKARLDAEVRVGADAGTGETVVLRLYGEVADHANSVVLPLLLPDAPVVVWWPVHAPADPASDPLGALAQRRVTDTYACEQPIAELTARADAYTPGDTDLAWTRITPWRSMLAAALDQAPWKVTSVEVEGEEHNPSCELLAMWLADRLKVPVQRSVSTGPGLTSVRMDTKQGPIELGRSDGSVATLSIEGQPDRAVALKRRDTAELIAEELRRLDPDDIYASALRYGVDRLDIGSGELPGPAPAQAAAEGAAPRKKAAAKPPARKAASK
- the pgl gene encoding 6-phosphogluconolactonase yields the protein MSAPQLVVHRDKELMAQAAAARLITKIVDAQAARGSASVVLTGGRNGNGLLAALAAAPARDAIDWSRLELWWGDERFLPEGDPERNVTQARQVLLDSVPLDPSRVHPMPASDGPYGNDADTAAAAYAQELAAAAGPEHYRSAAAAAGGDVPTFDVLMLGVGPDTHVASLFPEHPGVRETERTVVGVHGAPKPPPTRISLTLPAIRAAREVWLLAAGDDKANAARIALSGAGEIQAPAAGAYGRARTLWLLDSAAASQLPRGLYPPASA